One region of Oryzias latipes chromosome 6, ASM223467v1 genomic DNA includes:
- the dapk2 gene encoding death-associated protein kinase 2 isoform X1, protein MRTPGMAVFKQQNVEDFYEMGEQLGSGQFAVVKRCKEKSSGTEFAAKFIKKRISRASRRGVKREEIEREVGILQQLQHPNIVALHDVYENRTDVVLIMELVSGGELFDFLAQKESLSEEEATQFIKQILDGVQYLHSKRIAHFDLKPENIMLLDRNASLPRIKLIDFGLAHQIEAGADFKNIFGTPEFVAPEIVNYEQLGLEADMWSIGVITYILLSGASPFLGDTKQETLGNISAVNYEFDEDFFGNTSELAKSFIRQLLEKDTRKRMAIEDALNHPWIKSSGHMEEESSQCVTQKNGEKLKRTSLNEHGVLSLLSTTQNKTLFERFPLLWEDISLIQTGLSVSADTSSFLQRDIEALLSTCDEKEAWCKETSESVRKLLSQTCCDFQTMKATRLLLLEDVKNIDKSLGSVRSDYSHRLEQLEALQQKLKSEQLFLNPAGARSSF, encoded by the exons ATGAGGACACCAGGAATGGCAGTGTTCAAGCAACAGAACGTGGAGGATTTCTATGAAATGGGAGAACAGCTTGGAAG TGGACAGTTTGCGGTTGTCAAGCGGTGCAAAGAGAAGAGCTCAGGCACTGAGTTTGCAGCAAAGTTCATCAAGAAGCGCATCAGTCGGGCCAGCAGACGGGGAGTGAAAAGAGAGGAGATCGAGAGGGAAGTGGGAatcctgcagcagctccagcacCCCAACATTGTTGCTCTGCATGACGTGTACGAGAACCGCACGGATGTGGTGCTAATCATGGAACT GGTCTCTGGAGGAGAATTGTTTGACTTCTTGGCTCAGAAAGAGTCTCTCAGTGAAGAGGAGGCCACTCAGTTTATCAAGCAGATTCTAGATGGGGTCCAGTACCTCCACTCCAAGAGGATTgcacattttgatttaaag CCCGAAAATATAATGCTGCTGGACAGGAACGCATCTCTACCCCGCATTAAACTCATAGACTTTGGTCTGGCTCATCAAATTGAAGCAGGAGCagatttcaaaaacatttttggcacGCCTGAATTTGTTG CTCCAGAGATAGTCAACTACGAACAGCTAGGATTGGAAGCAGACATGTG GAGCATCGGCGTCATCACATACATTCT TTTGAGCGGCGCATCTCCTTTCCTCGGTGACACAAAGCAGGAAACACTGGGAAACATCTCTGCTGTGAACTATGAGTTTGATGAAGACTTTTTCGGCAACACGAGCGAGCTGGCGAAGAGCTTCATCAGGCAGCTCCTGGAAAAGGACACAAG GAAACGGATGGCCATCGAAGACGCCTTGAATCACCCGTGGATTAAG TCCTCTGGCCACATGGAGGAGGAGTCCTCTCAATGTGTGACCCAGAAGAATGGGGAGAAACTGAAGAGGACAAGTCTGAATGAGCACGGCGTTCTGTCCCTCCTGAGCACAACCCAAAACAAAACGCTCTTTGAGCGCTTCCCTCTACTGTGGGAGGACATCAGCTTGATACAGACCGGACTTTCAGTCTCAGCAGACACGAGCAGCTTCCTGCAACGTGACATAGAAGCCCTGCTTTCTACCTGCGATGAGAAAGAGGCCTGGTGCAAGGAGACGAGTGAGTCTGTGCGGAAGCTGCTCTCTCAGACCTGCTGTGACTTTCAGACGATGAAGGCAAcacggctgctgctgctggaggacgTCAAGAACATAGACAAAAGTTTGGGGAGTGTTAGGAGCGATTACAGCCATAGGCTGGAGCAGCTGGAGGCTTTGCAGCAGAAGCTGAAGTCTGAGCAGCTCTTTCTGAATCCTGCAGGAGCCAGAAGCAGCTTTTGA
- the dapk2 gene encoding death-associated protein kinase 2 isoform X2 encodes MRTPGMAVFKQQNVEDFYEMGEQLGSGQFAVVKRCKEKSSGTEFAAKFIKKRISRASRRGVKREEIEREVGILQQLQHPNIVALHDVYENRTDVVLIMELVSGGELFDFLAQKESLSEEEATQFIKQILDGVQYLHSKRIAHFDLKPENIMLLDRNASLPRIKLIDFGLAHQIEAGADFKNIFGTPEFVAPEIVNYEQLGLEADMWSIGVITYILLSGASPFLGDTKQETLGNISAVNYEFDEDFFGNTSELAKSFIRQLLEKDTRKRMAIEDALNHPWIKPLNSRQAMVKRLSVVNLENFKRQYARRRWKLSFRIVALCNHLTRIMKKGQNKSEHGGRDCESDQEEEILKRRPRTRKRSSTS; translated from the exons ATGAGGACACCAGGAATGGCAGTGTTCAAGCAACAGAACGTGGAGGATTTCTATGAAATGGGAGAACAGCTTGGAAG TGGACAGTTTGCGGTTGTCAAGCGGTGCAAAGAGAAGAGCTCAGGCACTGAGTTTGCAGCAAAGTTCATCAAGAAGCGCATCAGTCGGGCCAGCAGACGGGGAGTGAAAAGAGAGGAGATCGAGAGGGAAGTGGGAatcctgcagcagctccagcacCCCAACATTGTTGCTCTGCATGACGTGTACGAGAACCGCACGGATGTGGTGCTAATCATGGAACT GGTCTCTGGAGGAGAATTGTTTGACTTCTTGGCTCAGAAAGAGTCTCTCAGTGAAGAGGAGGCCACTCAGTTTATCAAGCAGATTCTAGATGGGGTCCAGTACCTCCACTCCAAGAGGATTgcacattttgatttaaag CCCGAAAATATAATGCTGCTGGACAGGAACGCATCTCTACCCCGCATTAAACTCATAGACTTTGGTCTGGCTCATCAAATTGAAGCAGGAGCagatttcaaaaacatttttggcacGCCTGAATTTGTTG CTCCAGAGATAGTCAACTACGAACAGCTAGGATTGGAAGCAGACATGTG GAGCATCGGCGTCATCACATACATTCT TTTGAGCGGCGCATCTCCTTTCCTCGGTGACACAAAGCAGGAAACACTGGGAAACATCTCTGCTGTGAACTATGAGTTTGATGAAGACTTTTTCGGCAACACGAGCGAGCTGGCGAAGAGCTTCATCAGGCAGCTCCTGGAAAAGGACACAAG GAAACGGATGGCCATCGAAGACGCCTTGAATCACCCGTGGATTAAG cCTTTGAACTCCAGACAGGCCATGGTGAAGCGGCTGTCAGTGGTCAACTTAGAGAACTTTAAGAGGCAGTATGCCAGACGTCGATGGAAG TTGTCGTTCCGAATTGTGGCTCTATGTAACCACTTAACGCGGATCATGAAGAAGGGCCAGAACAAATCTGAGCACGGTGGG AGAGATTGTGAAAGTGACCAAGAGGAGGAAATTCTGAAGAGGAGGCCAAGAACCAGAAAGAGAAGCAGCACTTCCTAA